The following proteins are encoded in a genomic region of Herminiimonas arsenicoxydans:
- the cheB gene encoding Chemotaxis response regulator protein-glutamate methylesterase (Evidence 2a : Function of homologous gene experimentally demonstrated in an other organism; PubMedId : 9465023, 7608974, 9760239, 3280143, 2991277; Product type r : regulator): MKIKVLIVDDSALIRSVMKEIINSQPDMEVVGVAPDPIIARDLIKQTNPDVLTLDVEMPRMDGLDFLEKLMRLRPMPVVMVSSLTERGSEITLRALELGAIDFVTKPKMSIQSGMLEYTEMIADKIRAASKARIKARHIPTEAHKSTGGEALPLIRNPLTSSEKLIIIGASTGGTEAIKDFLMQMPSDCPGILITQHMPPGFTKSFAQRLDSLCKIDVKESEGGERVLPGHAYLAPGHSHLQLVRSGANYMTQLDQGPPVNRHRPSVDVLFHSAAVHAGKNAVGVILTGMGKDGALGMLEMKNAGAYNFAQDEASCVVFGMPREAIAVGATHEVGSLNALPGIVLGHLATNSSRALRV; this comes from the coding sequence ATGAAGATAAAAGTTTTGATTGTGGACGACTCGGCCCTGATCCGCAGCGTGATGAAGGAAATTATCAATAGCCAGCCGGATATGGAGGTGGTGGGCGTTGCTCCCGATCCGATCATCGCGCGGGACTTGATCAAGCAGACGAATCCCGATGTGTTGACGCTGGATGTCGAAATGCCGCGCATGGACGGCCTCGATTTTCTTGAAAAGCTGATGCGCCTGCGGCCGATGCCGGTCGTGATGGTGTCTTCGCTGACCGAGCGCGGTTCGGAAATTACGTTGCGCGCGCTGGAACTGGGCGCGATCGACTTCGTTACCAAACCGAAGATGTCGATTCAGAGCGGCATGCTGGAATACACGGAAATGATTGCGGACAAGATCCGCGCTGCCTCCAAGGCACGGATCAAGGCGCGCCATATTCCGACCGAAGCACACAAGTCAACTGGAGGCGAGGCGTTGCCGCTGATACGCAACCCTCTGACCAGTAGCGAAAAGCTGATCATCATCGGCGCTTCGACCGGCGGCACGGAAGCCATCAAGGATTTCCTGATGCAGATGCCGTCCGATTGCCCGGGCATACTGATTACCCAGCATATGCCGCCCGGGTTTACCAAATCGTTTGCGCAACGTCTCGACAGCCTGTGCAAAATCGACGTCAAGGAATCAGAAGGCGGGGAGCGCGTACTGCCTGGACATGCCTACCTTGCGCCCGGCCATTCGCATTTGCAGCTTGTGCGCAGCGGTGCAAACTACATGACACAACTCGATCAGGGGCCGCCGGTCAATCGTCATCGTCCTTCGGTGGATGTCCTGTTTCATTCCGCTGCCGTGCATGCAGGTAAAAATGCGGTGGGCGTAATCCTGACCGGCATGGGCAAGGATGGCGCGCTTGGCATGCTGGAAATGAAAAATGCCGGTGCCTATAATTTCGCCCAGGATGAAGCATCGTGCGTGGTGTTCGGCATGCCGCGGGAAGCCATAGCGGTCGGTGCAACACACGAGGTTGGCTCGCTGAATGCTTTGCCGGGCATTGTGTTGGGTCATCTGGCAACCAACAGCAGTCGCGCATTGAGGGTGTAG
- a CDS encoding putative Antiactivator of flagellar biosynthesis FleN (Evidence 3 : Function proposed based on presence of conserved amino acid motif, structural feature or limited homology; Product type pr : putative regulator), with the protein MASFECDQAEGLRRMLAGPKPRIFTFLSATSVADKSAMLVNLSASLASGGSDVVLLDACTSTDGITRRMGADMQATLLDVARQQRALNQVVQAMPQGFGLASLTSGSVHAASRDADQLRRLSNAFGVLAAQSDVLVVDAELDQDDNFPIPGMASGDIVVQVAPAAASIKEAYSLIKRLNAQLGRRPFGILVTGADEREAHIVYQNMAQAASRYLAVQLQFIGSIPSDDHLTRAARLGRAVIDAFPMAGASVAFRLLAERFALSAHGARFGA; encoded by the coding sequence TTGGCTAGTTTTGAATGTGATCAGGCAGAAGGTTTGCGGCGTATGCTGGCCGGACCGAAGCCGCGCATTTTTACTTTTTTGTCCGCTACTTCGGTTGCCGATAAAAGTGCAATGCTGGTCAATTTGAGCGCCTCTCTTGCGTCCGGTGGCAGCGATGTCGTGCTGCTGGATGCCTGCACATCGACTGACGGCATCACACGCCGCATGGGCGCCGATATGCAAGCGACCCTGCTGGATGTCGCGCGTCAGCAGCGCGCCCTCAATCAGGTGGTGCAGGCGATGCCGCAGGGTTTCGGCCTTGCTTCGCTGACCAGTGGCTCGGTCCATGCCGCCAGCCGCGATGCAGATCAGTTGCGTCGCCTGTCCAATGCATTCGGTGTGCTGGCTGCACAATCCGATGTGCTGGTGGTGGATGCCGAGCTGGATCAGGATGACAATTTTCCGATTCCCGGCATGGCGAGCGGCGATATCGTGGTGCAGGTTGCTCCGGCTGCCGCATCGATCAAGGAAGCGTACTCGCTGATCAAGCGTCTCAACGCGCAACTGGGTCGCCGGCCATTCGGCATTCTGGTTACCGGCGCCGATGAACGCGAAGCACACATCGTCTATCAAAACATGGCACAGGCTGCCAGTCGCTATCTGGCCGTACAGCTGCAGTTCATCGGCTCGATACCGTCCGACGATCACCTCACACGCGCCGCACGTCTGGGACGCGCAGTGATTGATGCCTTCCCGATGGCAGGCGCCTCGGTGGCATTTCGCCTTCTTGCAGAACGTTTTGCATTATCCGCCCATGGCGCCAGGTTCGGAGCCTGA
- the fliA gene encoding RNA polymerase sigma factor for flagellar operon (Sigma-F factor) (Sigma-27) (Sigma-28) (Evidence 2a : Function of homologous gene experimentally demonstrated in an other organism; PubMedId : 8550423, 7590326, 7730257; Product type f : factor), translating to MYTAAGRSDRDHLVSEHAPLVKKLAHQMKAKLPPSVEVDDLIQAGMIGLLDAVGRYEETHGAQFETYAVQRIRGAMLDELRSSDWMPRSMRQNMRKIEVAMNSLQQKLGRPPNESEVAKQLKLSLADYQDLLSDGGGHQLVYYEDFHDSEDNEHFLDRYCTDESPDPLQNLMNTGFRSAVIAAIEALPEREKILMSLYYEQEMNLKEIGAVMGVTESRVSQLHSQAIARMRANLREKAWTGVA from the coding sequence ATGTACACCGCAGCAGGAAGATCGGATAGGGACCACCTGGTAAGCGAGCATGCGCCGCTGGTCAAGAAACTCGCGCATCAGATGAAAGCCAAGTTGCCGCCCAGCGTGGAAGTCGACGATCTGATTCAGGCCGGCATGATAGGGCTGCTCGATGCAGTCGGCCGCTACGAAGAAACGCATGGCGCGCAATTTGAAACCTACGCCGTGCAACGCATACGTGGCGCCATGCTGGATGAATTGCGCAGCAGCGACTGGATGCCGCGCAGCATGCGGCAAAACATGCGCAAGATCGAGGTGGCGATGAACAGCTTGCAGCAAAAGCTGGGCCGCCCACCGAACGAAAGCGAAGTCGCCAAGCAACTCAAGTTGTCGCTGGCCGATTATCAGGATTTGCTCAGCGATGGCGGCGGCCATCAACTGGTGTATTACGAAGATTTTCACGATAGCGAAGACAACGAGCATTTCCTCGACCGCTATTGCACCGACGAATCGCCCGATCCCTTGCAGAATTTGATGAACACGGGTTTCCGCTCGGCGGTGATCGCAGCCATCGAAGCCTTGCCGGAACGGGAAAAAATCCTGATGAGTCTGTACTACGAACAGGAAATGAATCTGAAGGAAATCGGCGCCGTCATGGGCGTGACCGAATCGCGGGTATCTCAACTACATAGCCAGGCCATTGCCAGGATGCGTGCAAACTTGAGGGAGAAGGCGTGGACTGGGGTAGCTTAA
- the cheZ gene encoding Chemotaxis protein CheZ (Evidence 2a : Function of homologous gene experimentally demonstrated in an other organism; PubMedId : 87250383, 94002264, 94137719, 9687492, 3510184, 6090423; Product type r : regulator), producing the protein MPSGMADERGDLAHDEVLSRVGHMTRALHDSLRGLGFDQLIERASHDIPDARDRLDYVARMTEQAAQRVLNATEAAGPLQDRIQTDAASISATWQQTLQGAFSEEKYRAVAESTLAYLNQTQAATAETKQHLMNIMMAQDFQDLTGQVIKKVTELAHGLEQQLLQLLVDYAPPEIKREVDTGLLNGPQINPVGNDVVAGQAQVDDLLDSLGF; encoded by the coding sequence ATGCCTTCAGGCATGGCTGACGAACGAGGCGATCTGGCGCACGACGAAGTATTGTCGCGCGTCGGTCATATGACGCGTGCCTTGCACGATAGCCTGCGCGGCCTGGGTTTCGATCAACTGATCGAACGCGCTTCGCATGATATTCCGGATGCGCGCGACCGCCTCGATTACGTGGCACGCATGACAGAGCAGGCGGCGCAACGTGTGCTGAATGCAACCGAAGCCGCCGGCCCGCTGCAAGACCGTATTCAAACCGATGCCGCCAGCATTTCGGCCACATGGCAGCAAACGCTGCAGGGTGCGTTTTCGGAAGAGAAATATCGGGCCGTTGCTGAGAGCACGCTCGCTTATTTGAATCAAACACAAGCGGCAACGGCAGAAACCAAGCAGCATCTGATGAATATCATGATGGCGCAGGATTTCCAGGATTTGACCGGACAGGTAATCAAGAAGGTGACCGAGCTGGCGCATGGTCTTGAGCAGCAGCTGTTGCAATTGCTGGTCGATTACGCGCCGCCTGAAATCAAGCGTGAAGTCGATACCGGCTTGCTGAACGGACCGCAAATCAACCCGGTGGGCAATGATGTGGTGGCCGGTCAGGCACAGGTGGATGATCTACTCGACAGTTTGGGGTTTTAA
- a CDS encoding Conserved hypothetical protein, putative EAL and modified HD-GYP domains (Evidence 4 : Homologs of previously reported genes of unknown function), producing MLVTKFIVREPLLSAKQQVLGYELRWYGNQQDDGMASDEDLLELVTFVATQLRNEESGWLLSDSVLFFEATPALIASNVVQTLPAKNTVFRLTAADLTDADTHQAVTALRQQGYGFSLCGADAVAPDSPLLALVSHVEVSFGSGIENDTATFGEAHASPIKVVRHLADWQEYDHCAAAGLQAFIGKLYLTPRPEAEKKGLNSAQLIIVQLMQMVRQNADVRELENVLKRDATLAYKLFRYINNVGFGLGAEIQSLRHAVTMLGYSPLYRWLSLLLATAGTGSDSAVLMQTAIVRGRFAELAGHGILPKNEAENLFVVGIFSMLDRLLGIPMEEVLGKIQLSEPVAQALLTRDGMYGPFLALAEACETDNGDIGALADSLFINARQVNEAHLAALAWAQSIKI from the coding sequence ATGCTTGTAACTAAATTTATTGTTCGTGAACCTTTACTGAGTGCGAAGCAGCAGGTTCTTGGATACGAACTTCGCTGGTATGGCAATCAGCAGGATGACGGCATGGCCAGCGATGAGGATTTGCTGGAACTGGTGACGTTTGTCGCTACCCAACTGCGCAATGAAGAGTCGGGTTGGCTGCTGAGTGACAGCGTGCTGTTTTTTGAGGCGACGCCAGCCTTGATTGCTTCCAATGTAGTACAGACCTTGCCGGCAAAAAATACCGTATTTCGCCTGACTGCCGCCGATCTGACCGATGCAGACACGCATCAGGCGGTGACAGCCTTGCGTCAGCAGGGATATGGATTTTCCTTGTGCGGTGCAGATGCCGTGGCACCGGATAGCCCTTTGCTGGCGCTGGTCAGTCATGTCGAGGTCAGCTTCGGCAGCGGTATCGAGAACGACACTGCAACTTTCGGCGAAGCACACGCGTCGCCGATCAAGGTGGTGCGCCATCTGGCCGACTGGCAGGAATACGATCACTGTGCAGCAGCGGGGCTGCAGGCGTTCATCGGCAAGCTGTATCTGACACCGCGCCCGGAAGCGGAGAAGAAGGGCTTGAATTCTGCCCAGCTCATCATCGTGCAACTGATGCAGATGGTGCGGCAGAATGCCGACGTACGCGAGCTGGAAAATGTGCTCAAGCGCGATGCGACCCTGGCTTACAAACTTTTCCGCTACATCAACAATGTCGGTTTCGGCCTGGGCGCAGAGATTCAATCCTTGCGCCATGCGGTCACGATGCTGGGTTATTCGCCTTTGTATCGCTGGCTGTCATTGCTGCTGGCAACGGCCGGCACCGGCAGCGATTCGGCGGTATTGATGCAGACGGCGATCGTGCGCGGCCGTTTTGCCGAATTGGCCGGACATGGCATCCTGCCCAAGAACGAGGCCGAGAATCTGTTCGTGGTCGGCATATTTTCAATGCTGGACCGCTTGCTGGGGATTCCGATGGAAGAAGTACTGGGAAAAATCCAGCTGTCCGAACCGGTCGCGCAAGCCTTGCTGACACGCGACGGCATGTACGGCCCTTTCCTGGCACTGGCCGAAGCTTGTGAAACGGATAATGGCGATATCGGTGCGTTGGCCGATTCGCTGTTCATCAATGCACGTCAGGTCAATGAAGCGCATCTGGCCGCACTGGCCTGGGCTCAAAGCATCAAGATTTAA
- the cheY gene encoding Chemotaxis protein CheY (Evidence 2a : Function of homologous gene experimentally demonstrated in an other organism; PubMedId : 7494484, 8596451, 10970853; Product type r : regulator), with product MAGPNTKFLVVDDFSTMRRIVRNLLKELGYTNVDEAEDGVMALSKLRSETFDFVVSDWNMPNMDGLTMLQQIRADPALSKLPVLMVTAEAKKENIIAAAQAGANGYVVKPFTAATLDEKLAKIFEKLAAAGA from the coding sequence ATGGCAGGTCCAAACACCAAATTTTTAGTCGTCGATGATTTCTCAACGATGCGTCGTATCGTCCGCAATCTGTTGAAGGAACTGGGCTATACCAATGTTGATGAGGCTGAAGACGGCGTGATGGCACTGTCCAAGCTGCGTAGCGAAACCTTCGATTTCGTCGTCTCCGACTGGAACATGCCGAATATGGATGGCCTGACAATGTTGCAGCAGATACGCGCCGACCCCGCGCTGTCCAAATTGCCGGTCCTGATGGTGACGGCAGAGGCGAAAAAGGAAAACATCATCGCAGCGGCGCAGGCCGGTGCCAACGGTTATGTCGTCAAGCCGTTCACAGCCGCGACTCTGGATGAAAAACTCGCGAAGATTTTTGAAAAACTGGCCGCTGCCGGAGCCTGA
- the flhA gene encoding Flagellar biosynthesis protein FlhA (Evidence 2a : Function of homologous gene experimentally demonstrated in an other organism; PubMedId : 8002587, 8097015; Product type t : transporter) → MNSLKMPAWMTGPGSKAVAAPLIIIMMLSMMILPLPAIVLDIFFSFNIALSIIVLLTALYTVKPLDFMVFPTVLLVSTMLRLSLNVASTRVVLTEGHNGPDAAGKVIEAFGHFLIGGNYTVGLVVFIILTIINFTVVTKGAGRIAEVGARFALDAMPGKQMAIDADLNAGLIGEQDARLRRTQVAQEAEFYGAMDGASKYVRGDAIAGIIVTVINVVGGLIVGMVQHDMAFSAALENYTLLAIGDGLVAQIPSLIISTAAGIVVSRVASEQDIGGQLVGQLFAKPQVLYITAAIVGGMGLIPGMPHMSFLFLAGVLAGAAYLISQRALKAPQVEPEVTAPPAVPEVEEASWQDIVQVDTLGLEVGYRLIPLVDKSQSGELLRRIKGIRKKFAQEVGFLSPPVHIRDNLELKPSAYRITLKGVEVGSGEALAGQFLAINPGMVSGTLPGQATSDPAFGLPATWIDASLREQAQGMGYTVVDAGTVVATHLNHLITTHAAELLGRQEVQQLLEHLTKESPKLVEDLVPKLISLSTLQKVLQNLLIEGVHIRDMHSIIETLTEHATHTNDVNELTALVRIALGRAIVQQLFPSTNELSVMTLDNRLERLLTQALSASGPEGAGIEPGLADTIAAQAEAATRQQEQMGLTPVLLVPAQLRALLARFLRRALPQLKVLSHAEVPDSKTIRVTSLVGGQV, encoded by the coding sequence ATGAATAGTCTGAAAATGCCAGCCTGGATGACGGGCCCTGGCTCAAAAGCGGTCGCCGCGCCATTGATCATCATCATGATGTTGTCGATGATGATTTTGCCTTTGCCGGCCATCGTGCTGGACATTTTCTTCAGCTTCAATATCGCGCTGTCGATCATCGTATTGCTGACCGCTTTGTACACGGTCAAACCGCTGGACTTCATGGTGTTCCCGACCGTGCTTTTGGTCAGCACGATGTTGCGCCTGTCACTGAACGTCGCCTCCACGCGTGTCGTGCTGACCGAAGGCCATAACGGCCCGGACGCTGCCGGCAAGGTGATTGAAGCTTTCGGTCACTTTCTGATCGGCGGCAACTACACTGTCGGTCTGGTGGTCTTCATCATCCTGACCATCATCAACTTCACCGTGGTGACCAAGGGTGCTGGTCGTATCGCCGAGGTGGGTGCACGTTTCGCGCTGGATGCGATGCCGGGTAAGCAGATGGCGATCGATGCCGATCTGAATGCCGGTTTGATCGGCGAACAGGATGCGCGTTTGCGCCGTACGCAAGTGGCGCAGGAAGCGGAATTCTACGGCGCGATGGACGGTGCCAGCAAATACGTACGCGGCGATGCGATTGCCGGCATCATCGTTACCGTGATCAACGTGGTCGGCGGCCTGATCGTCGGCATGGTTCAGCATGACATGGCGTTTTCGGCGGCGCTGGAAAACTACACGCTGCTCGCCATCGGCGACGGCCTGGTGGCGCAGATTCCTTCGCTGATCATTTCGACTGCGGCCGGTATCGTCGTATCACGCGTCGCGAGTGAGCAGGACATCGGCGGCCAGCTGGTTGGCCAGTTGTTCGCCAAGCCGCAGGTGCTGTACATCACCGCTGCAATCGTCGGCGGCATGGGCTTGATTCCCGGCATGCCGCACATGTCCTTTCTGTTTCTGGCCGGCGTGCTGGCCGGCGCAGCCTACCTGATTTCGCAACGTGCACTGAAAGCGCCGCAAGTCGAACCGGAAGTAACGGCGCCGCCGGCAGTACCGGAAGTCGAGGAAGCCAGCTGGCAGGATATTGTGCAAGTCGATACGCTCGGACTTGAAGTCGGCTATCGCCTGATTCCGCTGGTCGATAAATCGCAAAGCGGCGAGCTGCTGCGTCGTATCAAGGGCATACGCAAGAAATTCGCACAGGAAGTCGGTTTCCTGTCGCCGCCTGTGCATATTCGCGACAACCTCGAACTGAAACCATCTGCTTATCGCATCACGCTCAAAGGCGTGGAAGTCGGTAGCGGCGAAGCGCTGGCCGGTCAGTTCCTTGCCATCAATCCTGGCATGGTGAGCGGCACGCTGCCGGGCCAGGCCACCAGCGATCCGGCCTTCGGTTTGCCAGCCACCTGGATCGATGCCAGCCTGCGTGAACAGGCGCAAGGCATGGGTTATACCGTGGTCGATGCAGGCACCGTGGTTGCCACGCATTTGAATCATTTGATCACTACCCACGCAGCTGAATTGCTGGGCCGCCAGGAAGTGCAGCAATTGCTGGAACACCTGACCAAGGAGTCGCCGAAGCTGGTGGAAGACCTGGTGCCGAAACTGATTTCGCTTTCCACGCTGCAAAAAGTATTGCAAAACCTGTTGATCGAAGGCGTACACATACGAGACATGCACAGCATCATCGAGACATTGACCGAGCACGCAACCCATACCAACGACGTCAATGAATTGACGGCGCTGGTGCGCATCGCGCTGGGCCGCGCGATCGTGCAGCAGTTGTTCCCGTCGACCAACGAATTGTCCGTGATGACGCTGGATAACCGTCTCGAGCGCCTGCTGACGCAAGCCTTGAGCGCCAGTGGACCGGAAGGCGCCGGCATCGAGCCGGGTCTGGCCGACACGATCGCTGCGCAAGCCGAAGCGGCGACGCGTCAACAGGAGCAAATGGGATTGACACCGGTACTGCTGGTGCCGGCACAGTTAAGGGCACTGCTGGCGCGTTTCCTGCGCCGTGCATTGCCGCAGTTGAAAGTTCTTTCGCACGCAGAAGTGCCCGATTCAAAAACGATCAGAGTTACTAGCTTAGTTGGAGGCCAGGTATGA
- the flhB gene encoding Flagellar biosynthetic protein FlhB (Evidence 2a : Function of homologous gene experimentally demonstrated in an other organism; PubMedId : 16246842, 1482109, 89181349; Product type t : transporter) — protein sequence MAEESDLEKTEPASPRKLEQAREQGDVPRSRELATCTLLLGASAAFWFTGGNMIAELNSMLASGLSFDREMAFDMELLLAHAAASIIKLLIAFAPAALILIVVALASPMLIGGWLFSAQALQPNFGRMNPIKGLGNMVSTRSAVELGKAIAKTILIGCIAWTVMKYEIDGVLALSVTPLQSGIEQVGHILLISFTFIVSGLIIIAGIDAPYQMWQHAKKLMMSRQDVRQESKESDGNPEIKAKIRQQQREMARRRMMTEVPTADVVVTNPTHYAVALKYSENGMRAPTVVAKGADEVAAKIREIALENNVVMLEAPPLARALFRHAELGDEIPEALYIAVAEVLAYVFQLRAYSKNGGTRPQKPGDLEVPPELDPLNPAAEDADTNGLPQ from the coding sequence TTGGCTGAAGAAAGTGATCTCGAAAAGACAGAACCCGCGTCACCGCGCAAGCTGGAACAGGCGCGGGAGCAGGGTGATGTTCCGCGTTCGCGCGAGCTGGCAACCTGCACGCTGTTGCTGGGCGCGAGTGCGGCTTTCTGGTTCACCGGCGGCAATATGATCGCGGAACTCAACAGCATGCTGGCTTCCGGTCTGAGCTTCGATCGCGAGATGGCGTTCGACATGGAATTGCTGCTGGCGCATGCAGCAGCCAGCATCATCAAATTACTCATCGCATTTGCACCGGCCGCCCTGATCCTGATCGTGGTCGCGCTGGCTTCGCCCATGCTGATCGGCGGCTGGTTGTTCAGCGCCCAGGCACTGCAGCCGAATTTCGGTCGTATGAACCCGATCAAGGGTCTGGGCAATATGGTTTCCACCCGTTCAGCCGTAGAACTGGGCAAGGCGATAGCCAAAACCATCCTGATCGGTTGCATCGCATGGACGGTGATGAAGTATGAAATCGATGGCGTGCTGGCTCTGAGCGTGACGCCGCTGCAGTCCGGTATTGAACAGGTCGGACACATCCTGCTGATCAGTTTTACCTTTATCGTCAGCGGCTTGATCATCATCGCCGGCATTGATGCGCCGTATCAGATGTGGCAGCACGCGAAGAAATTGATGATGTCGCGTCAGGATGTGCGCCAGGAGTCGAAGGAATCCGACGGAAATCCGGAAATCAAGGCCAAGATACGCCAGCAACAGCGCGAAATGGCGCGTCGCCGCATGATGACTGAAGTGCCGACCGCAGACGTGGTGGTGACCAACCCGACGCACTATGCAGTCGCGCTCAAGTATTCCGAAAACGGTATGCGGGCACCGACCGTGGTTGCCAAGGGTGCCGATGAAGTGGCAGCCAAAATCCGCGAAATCGCGCTGGAAAACAATGTGGTGATGCTGGAAGCGCCGCCATTGGCGCGTGCCTTGTTCCGTCACGCAGAGCTGGGCGATGAAATTCCGGAAGCGCTGTATATCGCGGTGGCGGAAGTGCTGGCGTATGTATTCCAGTTGCGCGCCTACAGCAAAAACGGCGGCACGCGTCCGCAAAAACCGGGCGACCTCGAAGTGCCCCCCGAGCTTGATCCTCTTAACCCCGCTGCAGAAGATGCAGATACCAATGGCCTGCCACAATGA
- a CDS encoding putative flagellar biosynthesis regulator FlhF (Evidence 3 : Function proposed based on presence of conserved amino acid motif, structural feature or limited homology; Product type pr : putative regulator), with protein MNVRKFTASTSRGAWSLVREALGPDAVILSNRAVEGGVEILALAGEDMASLAEPMVEKTISETTLAALAPRYQAQQAAQPAPPAIASRASLQTAASEINSAELHSVMSEIRSMRGMLEMQLAELAWTDQHKREPAKSSVLREMLAAGFSASLARYLTERMPAGASKQSGMDWIKAILTRNLATIGNENEILEKGGVYALVGPTGVGKTTTTAKLAARCVMRHGPGKLALITTDGYRIGGYEQLRIYGKILGVMVHSVKDEADLRIALDELKGKHTVLIDTVGVSQRDNMVAEQIAMLSGAGSQVKRLLCLNATSTGETLNEVARSYMGDGLAGCILTKLDEAATIGSALDVVIRQKLNLYYVANGQRVPEDLHVANQQYLVDRAFKLKRETAPFQFSDAEIPLVMANTAKAMNDKSLREVILG; from the coding sequence ATGAATGTAAGAAAATTTACGGCAAGCACATCGCGCGGCGCATGGAGTCTGGTGCGCGAAGCACTGGGTCCCGATGCCGTGATTCTTTCCAATCGCGCAGTCGAAGGCGGGGTCGAGATACTGGCGCTGGCTGGAGAAGATATGGCATCGCTGGCTGAGCCGATGGTCGAGAAAACGATTTCGGAAACCACGCTGGCCGCTCTGGCACCCAGGTATCAAGCGCAGCAGGCTGCACAGCCGGCGCCGCCAGCCATTGCCTCCCGCGCATCGCTACAAACAGCAGCCAGCGAAATCAACAGTGCAGAATTGCACAGTGTGATGAGTGAAATTCGTTCCATGCGCGGCATGCTGGAAATGCAATTGGCTGAACTGGCATGGACCGATCAGCACAAACGCGAACCGGCCAAATCAAGCGTATTGCGTGAAATGCTGGCAGCCGGATTCAGCGCCAGCCTGGCGCGCTATCTGACGGAAAGAATGCCGGCCGGTGCCAGCAAGCAGAGCGGCATGGACTGGATCAAGGCGATCCTGACGCGCAATCTGGCGACCATCGGCAATGAAAACGAAATCCTGGAGAAAGGCGGCGTCTACGCTCTGGTCGGCCCAACGGGTGTCGGCAAAACCACGACGACCGCGAAACTGGCGGCGCGCTGCGTGATGCGTCACGGCCCGGGAAAACTGGCCTTGATCACGACCGACGGTTATCGTATCGGCGGCTACGAACAGTTGCGCATCTACGGCAAGATCCTCGGCGTGATGGTGCACTCGGTGAAAGACGAAGCCGATCTGCGCATCGCACTCGATGAACTCAAAGGCAAGCATACGGTATTGATCGACACGGTCGGCGTCAGTCAGCGCGACAATATGGTGGCAGAGCAAATCGCAATGCTGTCAGGCGCCGGCAGCCAGGTCAAACGCCTGCTGTGTCTGAACGCCACTTCGACTGGCGAAACGCTGAATGAAGTCGCGCGCTCCTACATGGGCGATGGCCTGGCCGGTTGCATATTGACCAAACTCGATGAAGCTGCAACCATAGGCAGCGCTCTGGATGTAGTCATCAGACAGAAATTGAACTTATACTACGTGGCGAATGGACAGCGCGTGCCGGAAGACCTGCATGTCGCGAACCAGCAATATTTGGTTGACCGTGCATTCAAACTCAAACGCGAGACAGCGCCATTCCAGTTCAGTGATGCGGAAATTCCCTTGGTAATGGCAAATACAGCAAAAGCAATGAACGATAAAAGTCTGCGTGAGGTGATTCTTGGCTAG